The following are encoded together in the Falsiruegeria litorea R37 genome:
- a CDS encoding amidohydrolase, translating into MPPSLDALTALRHDFHRAPELGFQEERTKTRVADHLRALGLEVHEGVGVVGILRAGTGNRTIGLRADMDALPITEIAGLDYGSETSGVMHACGHDGHMTMLLGAAETLAKDPDFDGTVVFLFQPNEEHGLGAQAMIDEGVLERFPIEEVYAIHNLPGAPVGQVSTRPGLICSSESLFELTITGQGGHASMPQAGVDAITVGAELVQALQTIVSRKLAPGAGAVVSVTEFLTDGQRNVLPGHATLKGDARARSPQDRADIERHMRRIAAGIATAHDVQIDVSFKTEFIETNNAPGPTEAVVQAARAQGLDTIPDRTPMSFSEDFAHFAAAVPGCFLLLGNGTEGRNGQPLHSADYDFNDALLPIGANLWAQLVRDRLPQRQD; encoded by the coding sequence ATGCCCCCCTCCCTTGATGCCCTGACCGCCTTGCGACACGACTTTCACCGCGCACCCGAGCTTGGGTTTCAAGAAGAGCGCACCAAGACCCGCGTCGCAGACCACCTGCGCGCTTTAGGGCTTGAGGTGCACGAGGGCGTGGGCGTCGTCGGCATCCTGCGCGCGGGCACCGGCAATCGCACCATTGGCCTGCGCGCCGATATGGACGCGCTGCCAATCACCGAAATCGCAGGCCTCGATTATGGATCAGAAACCTCCGGCGTCATGCACGCCTGTGGCCACGACGGGCATATGACCATGTTGCTTGGGGCTGCTGAAACCCTCGCCAAAGACCCCGATTTCGACGGCACCGTTGTCTTCCTCTTCCAGCCCAACGAAGAGCATGGGTTGGGTGCACAAGCCATGATCGACGAAGGCGTGCTGGAGCGGTTTCCCATCGAAGAGGTCTATGCCATCCACAACCTGCCCGGCGCACCGGTGGGCCAGGTCTCGACCCGGCCCGGGTTGATCTGTTCGTCCGAGAGCCTGTTTGAACTGACCATCACCGGTCAGGGCGGCCATGCGTCGATGCCGCAAGCGGGCGTGGACGCGATCACCGTGGGGGCCGAGCTGGTGCAGGCGCTGCAAACGATTGTCTCGCGCAAGCTGGCCCCGGGGGCCGGGGCCGTGGTGTCCGTGACCGAGTTTCTGACCGACGGGCAGCGAAACGTGCTGCCCGGTCACGCGACGCTCAAGGGTGATGCGCGGGCGCGCTCACCGCAAGACCGGGCGGATATAGAACGCCACATGCGCCGGATTGCGGCGGGGATCGCCACCGCCCATGACGTGCAAATCGACGTGTCGTTCAAAACCGAATTTATCGAAACCAACAACGCGCCCGGCCCAACAGAGGCCGTTGTTCAGGCTGCCCGTGCGCAGGGCCTCGACACCATCCCCGATCGCACCCCGATGAGCTTTTCAGAGGATTTCGCCCATTTCGCAGCGGCCGTGCCCGGGTGCTTCCTCCTCCTGGGCAACGGGACCGAGGGGCGCAACGGCCAACCGCTGCATTCGGCGGATTATGATTTCAACGACGCCCTGCTGCCGATTGGCGCGAACCTATGGGCGCAGCTGGTTCGTGACCGGCTGCCACAACGACAGGACTAA
- a CDS encoding Lrp/AsnC family transcriptional regulator, with protein MDDKDKQILQLVQSNARLTAEVISQDVGLSPAAVQKRLKKLRETGVIEREIAVVSPAKAGRELTIIVEVILERENLAQLDAFKRRIRAAECVQQCYYTTGEADFVLILTVADIKEYERFTQEHFFEQSNISRFKTSIVMDRVKVSLDVL; from the coding sequence ATGGACGACAAAGACAAACAGATCCTTCAATTGGTGCAGAGCAACGCACGGCTCACGGCTGAGGTGATCAGCCAGGACGTGGGGCTGTCCCCTGCGGCGGTGCAGAAGCGGTTGAAAAAGCTGCGCGAAACCGGGGTGATCGAGCGCGAGATCGCGGTTGTGTCCCCAGCCAAAGCGGGGCGCGAGCTGACCATCATTGTTGAGGTCATTTTGGAACGCGAGAACCTGGCGCAGCTCGACGCTTTTAAACGCCGTATCCGGGCCGCCGAGTGCGTGCAGCAATGTTACTACACCACCGGCGAGGCCGATTTTGTGCTGATCCTGACGGTGGCGGACATCAAGGAATACGAACGTTTCACCCAGGAGCATTTCTTTGAGCAATCTAACATCAGCCGCTTCAAGACCTCGATCGTGATGGACCGGGTCAAAGTGTCGTTGGACGTGCTTTGA
- the speB gene encoding agmatinase, whose product MSIFLDSELTASERTETARFRVIPVPLERTVSYGSGTANGPAAIIEASNELERIVGTAEPSANGIFTEAPLDCTGPLPDVMERLAQRTEAAITAGKVPVTLGGEHSLSYGAVTGVARALGKPVGIVQIDAHADLRVAYQGEKHSHASVMHLLAEDGVKLAQFGVRALCQQEVDSRASNHVFFKDAEELVTHNTHAVDLPDDFPELIYVSFDVDGLDPSLMPATGTPVPGGLGYYQALHLVEHALKGRKCVGFDVVELAPDGNAAWDFTTAQIVYRLMAACE is encoded by the coding sequence ATGAGCATCTTCCTCGACAGTGAACTCACCGCATCTGAGCGGACCGAAACCGCCCGCTTTCGGGTGATCCCGGTGCCGTTGGAGCGCACGGTTTCCTACGGCTCCGGCACTGCCAATGGTCCGGCTGCAATCATCGAAGCCAGCAATGAGCTGGAACGCATCGTCGGCACGGCGGAACCCAGCGCCAATGGTATTTTTACCGAGGCCCCGCTGGATTGCACCGGCCCCCTGCCCGATGTCATGGAACGTCTGGCACAGCGCACCGAGGCCGCAATCACCGCAGGCAAAGTGCCCGTCACTCTAGGGGGCGAACATTCCCTGTCCTACGGTGCCGTCACCGGCGTCGCCCGCGCGCTTGGCAAACCCGTAGGCATCGTGCAAATCGACGCCCACGCCGACCTGCGCGTGGCCTATCAGGGCGAAAAACACTCTCACGCCAGCGTCATGCACCTGCTGGCCGAGGATGGCGTCAAGCTGGCCCAATTCGGCGTCCGCGCCCTGTGCCAGCAAGAAGTCGATAGCCGCGCCAGCAATCACGTTTTCTTCAAAGACGCCGAAGAGCTGGTGACCCACAACACCCACGCCGTCGATCTGCCGGATGACTTCCCTGAACTGATCTATGTCAGCTTCGATGTCGACGGCCTCGACCCCAGCCTGATGCCCGCCACCGGCACGCCCGTCCCCGGCGGCCTGGGCTACTACCAGGCGCTGCATTTGGTTGAACACGCCCTCAAGGGTCGTAAATGCGTGGGCTTCGACGTTGTGGAACTGGCCCCCGATGGCAACGCCGCCTGGGACTTCACCACCGCCCAGATCGTCTATCGCCTGATGGCGGCCTGCGAATAG
- a CDS encoding carboxynorspermidine decarboxylase, with protein MSDMMTTQAGDAGAFRDFDLNRVPSPCFVVDEKAVEQNLSILSDVADRSGAHVLSALKAFSMFALAPLVRHHLGGTCASGIFEARLGREEYGGEVATFCAGYKDSDIDEILSLSDHIIFNSPTQKNRFLAKAQAAGVQVGLRINPEHSEGEIPKYDPCAPCSRLGTPVLQLTPEIMQGVDGLHMHTLCEQGFEPLARTWTSVAPKLAPYLPGLKWLNFGGGHHVTRADYDRDALVDFIKTIREKHGVEVYLEPGEAVALDAGILVGEILDLPTNGMNLAITDISATCHMPDVIEAPYRPALMDEAEKGHTYRLGGPSCLAGDVIGDYTWDASLEIGQRFAFLDQAHYSMVKTNTFNGVPLPTIALWNSETDELKIIKQFGYQDFKDRLS; from the coding sequence ATGTCCGACATGATGACCACCCAAGCCGGTGATGCCGGTGCCTTTCGCGACTTTGATCTGAACCGCGTGCCCAGCCCCTGCTTCGTTGTCGACGAAAAGGCGGTGGAGCAAAACCTTAGCATCCTGTCCGACGTCGCCGACCGGTCAGGTGCCCACGTCCTGAGCGCCCTCAAAGCCTTCTCGATGTTTGCTCTCGCCCCGCTGGTGCGCCACCACCTGGGCGGCACCTGCGCCTCTGGCATTTTTGAGGCGCGTTTGGGTCGCGAGGAATATGGCGGTGAAGTAGCAACCTTCTGCGCCGGTTACAAAGACAGCGACATCGACGAGATCCTGTCCCTGTCGGACCACATCATCTTCAACAGCCCCACGCAAAAAAACCGTTTCCTGGCCAAAGCACAGGCGGCTGGCGTTCAGGTTGGCCTACGGATCAACCCCGAACATTCCGAAGGTGAGATCCCCAAATACGACCCCTGCGCCCCCTGCTCGCGCCTGGGAACGCCCGTGTTACAGCTCACACCAGAGATCATGCAAGGCGTAGACGGGCTGCACATGCACACACTCTGCGAACAAGGCTTCGAACCCCTCGCCCGCACATGGACGTCGGTGGCCCCCAAACTCGCACCTTACCTGCCCGGCCTGAAATGGCTCAACTTCGGTGGCGGACATCATGTCACCCGCGCCGACTATGACCGTGACGCTTTGGTCGACTTCATCAAGACCATCCGCGAGAAACACGGCGTCGAGGTCTATCTGGAACCCGGCGAAGCGGTTGCGCTCGATGCAGGCATTTTGGTGGGCGAGATCCTCGACCTGCCGACCAACGGGATGAACCTGGCCATCACCGACATCTCGGCCACATGCCACATGCCCGACGTGATCGAGGCCCCCTATCGCCCCGCCCTGATGGACGAGGCAGAGAAAGGCCATACCTATCGCTTGGGCGGGCCATCCTGTCTGGCAGGCGACGTGATCGGCGACTACACTTGGGATGCATCGCTGGAGATCGGCCAGCGGTTCGCTTTCCTCGATCAGGCACATTATTCGATGGTGAAAACCAACACCTTCAACGGCGTCCCCCTGCCCACCATCGCTCTGTGGAACAGCGAGACCGACGAACTGAAGATCATCAAACAATTCGGCTACCAAGACTTCAAAGACCGCCTTTCTTAA
- a CDS encoding saccharopine dehydrogenase family protein, whose translation MGKTLVVGAGGVSHAAVHKMAMNSDIFTEITLASRTKSKCDAIAAAVKDRVGVDIKTAELDAYKVADTVALIKETGAELLVNLALPYQDLVLMDACLEAGCHYLDTANYEPEDVAKFEYHWQWAYQDRFKEAGLTAILGSGFDPGVTSVFAKWLKKHKLDTIRQIDVLDANGGSNDQEFATNFNPEINLREVLAEVRHWENGAWQHSPAMTTKVEYDFPAIGPKNMYQMYHEELESLITHFPEIERARFWMTFGDAYIMHAKVLENVGMTRIDPVMHDGQEIIPIQFLKTLLPDPGDLGAETKGKACIGDIATGQAKDGSGEKTYYIYNICDHEECYAEVGSQAVSYTTGVPAMIGAAQVLKGNWKEPGVWNMEQLDPDNFMDMLNEHGLPWQVHELAGPVNF comes from the coding sequence ATGGGTAAGACACTGGTTGTCGGTGCAGGGGGCGTATCCCACGCCGCAGTGCACAAGATGGCGATGAACAGCGACATCTTTACCGAGATCACGCTGGCCAGCCGAACCAAGTCGAAATGCGACGCCATCGCTGCGGCCGTCAAAGACCGCGTGGGGGTCGACATCAAGACCGCTGAACTGGACGCCTACAAGGTGGCCGACACGGTTGCGCTGATCAAGGAAACCGGGGCCGAACTGCTGGTCAATCTGGCCCTGCCCTATCAGGATCTGGTGCTGATGGATGCCTGCCTGGAAGCGGGCTGTCACTATCTGGACACCGCGAATTACGAACCCGAAGATGTGGCCAAATTCGAATACCACTGGCAGTGGGCCTATCAGGACCGCTTCAAAGAGGCCGGTTTGACTGCGATCCTGGGCTCCGGCTTTGATCCGGGTGTGACCAGCGTTTTTGCCAAATGGCTCAAGAAACACAAGCTCGACACCATCCGTCAGATCGACGTGCTGGACGCTAACGGCGGTTCCAACGATCAGGAATTCGCCACCAACTTCAATCCAGAAATTAACCTGCGTGAGGTTCTGGCCGAGGTGCGCCATTGGGAAAACGGCGCATGGCAGCACAGCCCGGCGATGACGACCAAAGTCGAATATGACTTCCCCGCCATCGGGCCCAAGAACATGTACCAGATGTATCACGAGGAGCTGGAGAGCCTGATCACCCACTTCCCCGAGATCGAGCGCGCCCGCTTCTGGATGACCTTTGGCGACGCCTACATCATGCACGCCAAGGTGCTGGAAAACGTCGGCATGACCCGGATCGATCCGGTGATGCACGACGGTCAGGAAATCATCCCGATCCAATTCCTGAAAACCCTGCTGCCCGATCCCGGCGATCTGGGTGCGGAAACCAAGGGCAAGGCCTGCATCGGCGACATCGCCACTGGTCAGGCCAAGGACGGCTCGGGTGAGAAGACCTATTACATCTACAACATCTGCGACCACGAAGAATGTTATGCCGAGGTTGGCAGTCAGGCGGTCAGCTACACCACCGGCGTTCCGGCGATGATCGGTGCAGCACAGGTTCTGAAAGGCAACTGGAAAGAGCCCGGCGTCTGGAACATGGAGCAGCTGGATCCCGACAACTTCATGGACATGCTCAATGAACACGGCCTGCCCTGGCAGGTTCACGAGCTGGCAGGTCCGGTCAATTTCTAA
- the speA gene encoding biosynthetic arginine decarboxylase has product MVYGVDKWGKGLIVVTDEGDIGLRNPLAPDAPAVSLPGILSDLDERGIKSPMVLRVSSYLEHEIAHINESFASAITRTGYKGDYRGVFPIKVNQQAQVIDRIVEFGHKYNYGLEAGSKPELVIALAHRLAKEALIVCNGVKDAEFIQLAILSRKLGFNTVIVLESPKEADTVIEVYKELGIEPLLGVRVKLTNQISGKWEESSGDRSAFGMNTDQLVAVVDKLRDAGLLQCLKLQHSHLGSQVQDVNDVRRAVGEACRYYTELTAEGVPLTHLDLGGGMGVDYTGEKKAAENSINYTVEEYCANVVETVSYAMDEAEVAHPTIVTESGRAVVATSSMLVFNVLESTLYDAPSAPEVAPDDNHLISDLAAVGGYLNAERLQECWNDATFYRNELRALFRRGYIDLRQMARGERIYLNLMARIKALVAAQKGETDVDDQLEKLADIYHCNFSLFQSLPDVWAIDQLHPIVPLQMLNQTPDRRAVLSDITCDSDGKVDKFILADGVSPSLPVHSLPEDQPYHLGVFFVGAYQETLGDLHNLFGDTNVVTIDLRADGGFDLLHEQEGDTISQVMSYVEFDPTDCVAAFRKLVDGAISAGTLKASERKLIIGAYRDSINGYTYYE; this is encoded by the coding sequence ATGGTCTATGGCGTAGACAAATGGGGCAAGGGCCTGATTGTGGTGACCGACGAGGGGGATATCGGCTTGCGGAACCCGCTGGCGCCCGATGCGCCCGCCGTCAGCCTGCCCGGCATCCTGAGCGATCTTGACGAACGCGGGATCAAATCGCCGATGGTGCTGCGGGTCAGTTCGTATCTTGAACACGAGATCGCCCATATCAACGAAAGCTTCGCCAGCGCCATCACGCGCACCGGGTACAAGGGCGACTATCGCGGCGTTTTTCCGATCAAGGTGAATCAGCAGGCGCAGGTCATCGACCGCATTGTCGAGTTCGGCCACAAGTACAACTACGGGCTCGAGGCCGGATCCAAGCCCGAGTTGGTAATCGCGCTCGCCCATCGTCTGGCCAAAGAGGCGCTGATCGTCTGCAACGGCGTCAAGGATGCCGAATTCATCCAACTGGCGATCCTGTCGCGCAAACTGGGCTTCAACACCGTGATCGTGCTGGAAAGCCCGAAAGAGGCCGACACTGTGATCGAAGTCTACAAGGAGCTCGGGATCGAGCCTTTGCTGGGCGTGCGCGTCAAGCTGACCAACCAGATCAGCGGCAAATGGGAAGAAAGCTCAGGCGACCGCTCGGCCTTTGGCATGAACACCGATCAGCTGGTCGCCGTGGTGGACAAGCTGCGCGACGCAGGTCTGCTGCAATGCCTCAAGCTTCAGCATTCGCATCTGGGCAGCCAGGTACAGGACGTCAACGACGTGCGCCGCGCGGTGGGTGAGGCGTGCCGCTATTACACCGAACTGACCGCCGAGGGCGTTCCGCTGACCCATCTGGATCTGGGTGGCGGCATGGGTGTGGATTACACTGGCGAGAAAAAGGCGGCCGAGAACTCGATCAACTACACGGTCGAGGAATATTGCGCCAATGTGGTTGAGACCGTCAGCTATGCCATGGACGAAGCCGAAGTGGCCCACCCCACCATCGTCACCGAAAGCGGGCGGGCGGTTGTGGCGACCTCATCCATGCTGGTGTTCAACGTGCTGGAAAGCACGCTCTACGATGCGCCCAGCGCGCCCGAAGTCGCCCCCGACGACAACCACCTGATTTCCGATCTGGCCGCAGTGGGCGGCTATCTGAACGCTGAACGTCTGCAGGAATGCTGGAACGACGCCACCTTCTATCGCAACGAACTGCGCGCGCTGTTTCGGCGCGGCTATATCGACCTCCGCCAGATGGCCCGGGGCGAGCGCATCTATCTGAACCTGATGGCCCGCATCAAGGCGTTGGTGGCCGCGCAAAAGGGCGAGACGGATGTCGACGATCAGTTGGAAAAGCTGGCAGACATCTATCACTGCAACTTTTCCCTGTTCCAATCCCTACCGGATGTTTGGGCGATTGATCAGCTGCACCCGATCGTGCCCTTGCAGATGCTGAACCAGACGCCCGACCGCCGCGCGGTCCTGTCCGACATCACCTGCGACAGCGATGGCAAGGTCGACAAGTTCATCCTGGCCGATGGCGTGTCACCCTCGTTACCGGTGCATTCCTTGCCCGAGGATCAGCCCTATCATCTGGGTGTCTTCTTTGTCGGTGCTTACCAGGAAACGCTTGGCGATCTGCACAATCTGTTCGGCGACACCAACGTCGTCACCATCGACCTGCGCGCCGATGGCGGCTTTGACCTGCTGCACGAGCAAGAGGGCGATACGATCAGCCAGGTCATGTCCTATGTCGAATTTGACCCCACTGATTGCGTCGCCGCCTTCCGCAAGCTCGTTGACGGCGCGATTTCCGCCGGTACGCTGAAAGCCAGCGAACGCAAGCTGATCATTGGTGCTTATCGCGACAGCATCAACGGCTATACTTACTACGAATAA